The following is a genomic window from Burkholderia oklahomensis C6786.
CAGATTCCTCCGCCTTTCCGCCTTTCCGCCTTTCCGCCTTTCCGCCTTTCCGCCTTTCCGCCTTTCCGCCTTTCCGCCTTTCCGCCTTTCCGCCTTTCCGCCTTTCCGCCTTTCCGCCTTTCCGTTTCCCCAATTTTTCTCCTCGTCGCTCTTTCGCTTTTTTTATCCTCCCGCCGTTCGTTCATCCGGACGCTCGCGACTCGCCCGACTTCCCCCCGTCCGCGCCTTCGATCCTTCTAGCGCTTCGCGCCCGCCGTCCGGCCGGGCTCGCCGATCCCGTCAGGCGTCGCTCAGCCCGCCGCTTTCACCTGCGCCAGTCCGGACGCCGCGCAACGCGCCTCACGAACCCGATGCGCCAAAACAGGGCATCGCTTCACGGAAAATTCATTCAACCTCGGCTCCCGGACGCCGTTAAGCCGGCTTCTCGTCACGGCTCGACGCGTCACGAGCGCGACGCGCCGCTTCCGGAATCGCCCCTGATGAACACCACCCGCCTCACCGTCAAAACCCGGCTGCGCATCCTCGTCGCGGTCGTCGTCCTCGTGCTCGCCGCCGTCGGCGGCATCGGCCTCACCGGCGTCGCGCGCGTCGGCGATGCGCTCGCGCACGTCTTCGAGGATCGCGCGAAGACGCTGCAACGGATCTCGTCGATCGACGAGCTCGTCACGCAAACGCGCTACGCGGTCGGCGACGCGGTGCTCGATCCGTCCGCCGCGAAAACCGAAGCGGTCGCGGCCGCATCCGCGCGCGATGTCGCCGCGATCGACCGCCTGCTCGCCGACTATCGCACGACGCCGCGCGCCGACACCGAACGCGCGCAGGCCGAGCGTCTCGCCGCCGACTGGGCGATGCTGCGCGACAAGGGCATCAAGCCCGCCGTCGATCTGCTGAAGGCGAACAACCTGTCCGAAGCGCAATGGGTCGTCACGCAGACGCTCGACCCCGTTGCGCAGCGCGTGAAAGGCGAAACCGCGCAGTTGCGCCAGTGGCAGCTCGAAGCGGCGCAGCACGCGTACGACCGCGCGCGCGGCGACGCGCGGCTCGTGCAGTGGGCGGTCGCGGGCTGCGTGATCGCGGGCGTCGCCGCCGTCGCGCTACTGTGCGCGGCGATGGCGCGCGCGCTCGCGCGGCAGTTGGGCGGCGAGCCGGACTACGCGGCGACCGTCGCGAACGAGATCGCGTCCGGCAATCTCGCGCTCGACGTGCATGCCGGCGATGCCGCATCCGGCAGCGTGCTGCACGCGATGCACGCGATGCGCGCGCGGCTTGCCGGGACGATCGGCACGCTGCAACGCGCGGCAGACGCGATCGCGCACGCGACGACCGACATCGCGCACGGCAACCACGATCTGTCGCGCCGCACCGACGAACACGCGGCCGGCCTGCAGCAGACGGCGAGCAGCATGGAGCAGCTCGCCGCGACGGTGCGCACGAACGCCGATCACGCACGGCAGGCGAGCTCGCTCGCGCTCGCCGCGTCGACGCAGGCCGAACAGGGCGACGCCGCGGCGCGCGACGCGATCGCGCGGATGGAAACGCTGTCGGTGCGCTCGCAGCAGATCCGCAGCATCTCGTCGACGATCGAGGGAATCGCGTTCCAGACCAACCTGCTCGCGCTGAACGCGGCCGTCGAGGCGGCGCGCGCCGGCCAGGCGGGCCGCGGCTTCGCGGTCGTCGCGCAGGAGGTGCGCGGCCTCGCGCATCGCAGCGCGCAGGCGGCGAAGGAGATCTCGGCGCTGATCGCCGGCGTGACGGGCGAAGTCGAGCTCGGCGCGGACACGGTGAAAGCGGCGGGCGGCACGATCGTCGGCATGCTCGCGTCGGTGCGGCAGGTCGCGACGCTCGTCGACGAGATCTCGCACGCGTCCGACGAGCAGCGCTCGGGCATCGACCAGGTGAACCGCGCGGTCGCGCAGATGGACGAGATGACCCAGCACAACGCGCTGCTCGTGCAGAAGGCGGCGAGCGCCGCGGGCGCGCTCGCCGACGAGGCGGCCGCGCTGCGCGAGGCGGCCGCGATCTTCCGGGTCGCGGCGTGAGCGTCGCGAAAACGCGCGCGACACAAGCTGTTTAGTATTTTTAGTAAACGATTATGATTCGATTAACCGTTCATACATAAGCACTTATAAGCCGGATCGGCGCAATTCCGGGGCGTTTCGCAACGATTTTTACTATACAATCGCGAACACCCTAAACATCCCGGCTCAACACGATGGGCACCACCATTCGCGACGTCGCACAGGCGGCCAGCGTGTCGATCGGCACCGTGTCGCGCGCGCTCAAGAATCAGCCCGGCCTGTCCGAAACGACCCGCGCCCGCATCGTCGAGATCGCGCGCCGCCTGAACTACGATCCGGCGCAGCTACGCCCGCGGATCAAGCGGCTCACGTTCCTGCTGCATCGCCAGCACAACAACTTCGCGACGACGCCGTTCTTCTCGCACGTGCTGCACGGCGTCGAGGACGCATGCCGCGAACGCGGGGTCGTGCCGTCGCTCTTGACGACGGGCCCGACCGACGACGTGATCCGCCAGATGCGCCCGCACGCGCCCGACGCGATCGCGGTCGCGGGCTTCATGGAGCCGGAGACGCTCGAAGCGCTCGCCGCGACGGGCCGGCCGCTCGTCCTCATCGACATCCGCGCGCCCGGGCTGCGCTCGATCAACGTCGACAACGCGGGCGGCGCGGCGCTCGCGATGCGTCATCTGTTCGCGTCGGGCCGCCGGCGCGTCGCGTTCATCGGCGGCTCGCTCGCGCACTACAGCATCGCGCAGCGCGCGCTCGGCTATCGCCGCGCGTTCTTCGACGCGGGCATGCTGTTCGATCCGTCGCTCGAGCTGTCGATCGACACGAGCCTCGGCCCCGATGCCGGCGCGGCGAACGCGATGCGGCAGCTGCTCGACGCGGGCGGCCCGCTGCCCGACGCCGTGTTCGCATACAACGACGCGGCCGCGCTCGCCGCGATGCGCGTGTGCGTCGAGCGCGGCGTGCGCGTGCCGGACGACATCGCGTTCGTCGGCTTCGACGACATTCCGGCCGCCGTGCACGCGGCGCCGCCCCTCACGACGCTCGCGATCGACAAGGAGGCGCTTGGCCGACAAGGCGTCGAGCTGCTGCTCGCCGATTCGCCCGCGCAGACCGAACTCAGCCTCCCCGTGCGGCTGATCGCGCGGGCCAGCAGCGCAGGCGCCGCCCGCGCGCCGCGCGCCCTCACCACGGTACTCGGATCATGACGACCTCAGCCACGCCCGCTCCCCGTCCGGCGCCCGACGCGCCGCACGCTTCCGCGCCGTACGTCGCGAGCTTCCGCGACCCGCAGTTCCTGCTTTCGCACGTCGAGGACACGCTGCACTTCTACGCGCCGAACGTGTTCGATCCGACGGGCGGCTTCCACCACTTCTTCCGCGACGACGGCAGCGTCTACGACCGCACGACGCGCCATCTCGTCAGCAGCTGCCGTTTCGTCTTCAACTACGCGATGGCGTACCGCCACTTCGGCGATACGCGCGATCTCGACCATGTGCGCCACGGGCTGCGCTTCCTGCGCGACGCGCACTGGGACGCCGAGCACGAAGGCTACGACTGGGAGATCGAGTGGCGCGACGGCGAAAAGCGCGCGACGCGCGACGGCACGCGCCACTGCTACGGGCTCGCGTTCGTGCTGCTCGCGGCCGCGCACGCGGCGATGGCGGGCGTCGAGGAGGCGAAGCCGCTCATCGCGCACACGTTCGAGCTGATGGAGCACCGCTTCTGGGATCGGGCGGCGGGTCTCTATGCGGACGACGCGACGGCGAACTGGACCGTGTCGAGCTACCGCGGCCAGAACGCGAACATGCACGCGACGGAAGCGCTCCTCGCCGCGTACGAGGCGACGGGCCACCTGACGTACCTCGATCGCGCCGAGAAGGTCGCGACCAACATCGTGCAGCGGCAGGCCGCGCTGTCGCAGGGGCTCGTGTGGGAGCACTTCCATGCGGACTGGTCGGTCGACTGGGAATACAACAAGGAAGACAGCTCGAACATCTTCCGCCCGTGGGGCTTCCAGCCCGGCCATCAGACCGAATGGGCGAAGCTCTTGCTGATCCTGGAGCGCCACCGTCCGCTCGACTGGCTGCTGCCGCGCGCGATCGAGCTGTTCGACGCGGCGTTCGCGCACGCGTGGGACACCGACCACGGCGGCCTCTGCTACGGCTTCGGGCCGGACTACATGGTGTGCGACCACGACAAGTACTTCTGGGTGCAGGCGGAAAGCTTCGCGGCCGCCGCGCTCCTCGCGCAGCGCACCGGCAGCGAGCGCTTCTGGGACTGGTACGACGAGATCTGGCGCTATAGCTGGGCGCACTTCGTCGATCATCGCTACGGCGCGTGGTACCGGATTCTCACCTGCGACAACCGCAAGTACGGCGACGAGAAGAGCCCGGCCGGCAAGACCGACTATCACACGATGGGCGCGTGCTACGAGGTGCTGCACGCGCTCGCCGCGAAGCGCGACGACGGCGGCCAAGGCGCGCGCGGCGGCGACGGCGAAGCCGCGCCCGCGAAACGCGGCCGCCGACGCAGCGGCGACGGCGGCAACGGCGAGGACAAAGGCAACGGCGCCGTGCGCCGCCGCAACGGAGGAGCTCGATGAGCGCAGGGTTTCCGCAATTCGTGTCGGCGGGCGACATCCTCACCGACATGGTCCGCACGGGCGGCGCACACTGGACGTCGCGCCCCGGCGGCGCCGGCTGGAACGTCGCGCGCGCGGTCGCGCGGCTCGGCGCGCCGAGCGCGTGCGCGGGCGCGGTGGGCCGCGACTGCTTTTCCGACGAGCTATGGGGCGAGAGCGCGGCGGCCGGCCTCGATCTGCGCTTCCTGCAGCGGGTCGAGCGCGCGCCGCTCCTCGCGATCGTCCACGAGACGCAGCCGCCCGCGTATTTCTTCATCGGCGAAAACAGCGCCGATCTCGCGTTCGATCCGAAGCGGCTGCCCGACGGCTGGCGCGAGCACGTGCAGTGGGCGCATTTCGGCTGCATCAGCCTCGTGCGCGAGCCGCTCGCGGCGACGCTCGTCGCGCTCGCCGCCGAGCTGAGCGAAGCGGGCGTGAAAATCAGCTTCGATCCGAACTACCGCAATCTGATGACGGACGGCTACCGGCCGACGCTCGCGAAGATGGCCGAGCTCGCCGACCTGATCAAGGTGTCCGACGAAGACTTGCGCCATCTGTTCGCAGGCGACGACGAAGCGAGTGCGATCGCGCGACTGCGCGCGTTCAATCCGCACGCGGCGCTCCTCGTGACGCGCGGGCCGGGCACGGCGACGCTCTATGCGAACGGCGAGACGCTCGACGCGCAGCCGCCGCGCATCGAGGTCGCGGACACGGTCGGCGCGGGCGACGCGACGATCGGCGGCCTGCTGTTCAGCCTGATGGCGGCGCCGGGGCGCGGCTGGCGCGAGCATCTGTCGTTCGCGCTCGCGGCGGGCGCGGCGGCTTGCCGCCACACAGGCGCGCACGCGCCGACGCTCGACGAGGTCGTCGCGCTCGTCGCGTCGTGACGTTCTTGCCGGCCGTCCGCGCGTGAACAGTCGCGCGCGGACGGGCCTGCCGAGCGCGGGCCGGTCGTACATATATGCCGGTCGTACCTGTACATAACCGGCCAAGCCTCGACTGGCCATGCCTCAGTCGAGCGTCTGCCACCTTCGACCGGCCGGGCCATGGCCTGACGTGCCTTGGCCGGTCGCGCTCAGCCGGCCATGCGCCTACCGGCCCGGTCGAATTCGCCCAGTACCTGACCGGCCGTGCCTGACCGGCCGTGCCCTTTTGCCGCCGCTGAAAGCGCGGCGTCGGGA
Proteins encoded in this region:
- a CDS encoding methyl-accepting chemotaxis protein, with protein sequence MNTTRLTVKTRLRILVAVVVLVLAAVGGIGLTGVARVGDALAHVFEDRAKTLQRISSIDELVTQTRYAVGDAVLDPSAAKTEAVAAASARDVAAIDRLLADYRTTPRADTERAQAERLAADWAMLRDKGIKPAVDLLKANNLSEAQWVVTQTLDPVAQRVKGETAQLRQWQLEAAQHAYDRARGDARLVQWAVAGCVIAGVAAVALLCAAMARALARQLGGEPDYAATVANEIASGNLALDVHAGDAASGSVLHAMHAMRARLAGTIGTLQRAADAIAHATTDIAHGNHDLSRRTDEHAAGLQQTASSMEQLAATVRTNADHARQASSLALAASTQAEQGDAAARDAIARMETLSVRSQQIRSISSTIEGIAFQTNLLALNAAVEAARAGQAGRGFAVVAQEVRGLAHRSAQAAKEISALIAGVTGEVELGADTVKAAGGTIVGMLASVRQVATLVDEISHASDEQRSGIDQVNRAVAQMDEMTQHNALLVQKAASAAGALADEAAALREAAAIFRVAA
- a CDS encoding LacI family DNA-binding transcriptional regulator, encoding MGTTIRDVAQAASVSIGTVSRALKNQPGLSETTRARIVEIARRLNYDPAQLRPRIKRLTFLLHRQHNNFATTPFFSHVLHGVEDACRERGVVPSLLTTGPTDDVIRQMRPHAPDAIAVAGFMEPETLEALAATGRPLVLIDIRAPGLRSINVDNAGGAALAMRHLFASGRRRVAFIGGSLAHYSIAQRALGYRRAFFDAGMLFDPSLELSIDTSLGPDAGAANAMRQLLDAGGPLPDAVFAYNDAAALAAMRVCVERGVRVPDDIAFVGFDDIPAAVHAAPPLTTLAIDKEALGRQGVELLLADSPAQTELSLPVRLIARASSAGAARAPRALTTVLGS
- a CDS encoding AGE family epimerase/isomerase codes for the protein MTTSATPAPRPAPDAPHASAPYVASFRDPQFLLSHVEDTLHFYAPNVFDPTGGFHHFFRDDGSVYDRTTRHLVSSCRFVFNYAMAYRHFGDTRDLDHVRHGLRFLRDAHWDAEHEGYDWEIEWRDGEKRATRDGTRHCYGLAFVLLAAAHAAMAGVEEAKPLIAHTFELMEHRFWDRAAGLYADDATANWTVSSYRGQNANMHATEALLAAYEATGHLTYLDRAEKVATNIVQRQAALSQGLVWEHFHADWSVDWEYNKEDSSNIFRPWGFQPGHQTEWAKLLLILERHRPLDWLLPRAIELFDAAFAHAWDTDHGGLCYGFGPDYMVCDHDKYFWVQAESFAAAALLAQRTGSERFWDWYDEIWRYSWAHFVDHRYGAWYRILTCDNRKYGDEKSPAGKTDYHTMGACYEVLHALAAKRDDGGQGARGGDGEAAPAKRGRRRSGDGGNGEDKGNGAVRRRNGGAR
- a CDS encoding carbohydrate kinase family protein — encoded protein: MSAGFPQFVSAGDILTDMVRTGGAHWTSRPGGAGWNVARAVARLGAPSACAGAVGRDCFSDELWGESAAAGLDLRFLQRVERAPLLAIVHETQPPAYFFIGENSADLAFDPKRLPDGWREHVQWAHFGCISLVREPLAATLVALAAELSEAGVKISFDPNYRNLMTDGYRPTLAKMAELADLIKVSDEDLRHLFAGDDEASAIARLRAFNPHAALLVTRGPGTATLYANGETLDAQPPRIEVADTVGAGDATIGGLLFSLMAAPGRGWREHLSFALAAGAAACRHTGAHAPTLDEVVALVAS